From Streptomyces sp. TLI_053, a single genomic window includes:
- a CDS encoding TIGR03618 family F420-dependent PPOX class oxidoreductase: protein MAHDPRALDDAFLAFWRERHIATLTTLRPDGSPHVVPVGVTFDPETGTARVISSRTSRKVRNVLEAGAAGQRVAVCQVDRARWSTLEGVAVVRQEPAAVADAERRYAERYREPRVNPDRVVVEITVDRVLGRA, encoded by the coding sequence ATGGCCCATGATCCCCGCGCGCTCGACGACGCCTTCCTCGCCTTCTGGCGGGAGCGGCACATCGCCACCCTGACCACGCTGCGCCCGGACGGCTCGCCGCACGTGGTGCCGGTGGGGGTGACCTTCGACCCGGAGACCGGGACCGCGCGGGTGATCAGCAGCCGGACCAGCCGGAAGGTGCGGAACGTGCTGGAGGCCGGGGCGGCGGGCCAGCGGGTCGCGGTCTGCCAGGTGGACCGGGCTCGCTGGTCGACGCTGGAGGGCGTGGCCGTGGTCCGGCAGGAGCCGGCGGCGGTGGCCGACGCGGAGCGCCGTTATGCCGAGCGCTACCGCGAGCCCCGCGTGAATCCGGACCGGGTGGTCGTCGAGATCACGGTGGACCGGGTGCTCGGGCGGGCCTGA
- a CDS encoding MBL fold metallo-hydrolase has product MSTGGLRIDRLVTAGTFELDGGSWEVENNVWIVGDDAEAVVIDAAHDAAAIEAALGGRRLLAVVSTHAHNDHIDAAPALAERTGAPILLHPDDLPLWKLTHPDRLPDGELADGQRIEVAGTALTVLHTPGHAPGAVCLYAPELGTVFTGDTLFHGGPGATGRSFSHFPTIIDSIRERLLTLPPETVVRTGHGDPTTIGAEGPALPEWIARGH; this is encoded by the coding sequence GTGAGCACCGGCGGCCTCCGGATCGACCGGCTCGTCACTGCCGGCACCTTCGAACTCGACGGCGGCAGCTGGGAGGTGGAGAACAACGTCTGGATCGTCGGCGACGACGCGGAGGCCGTGGTGATCGACGCGGCCCACGACGCCGCGGCGATCGAGGCGGCCCTCGGCGGGCGGCGGCTGCTCGCCGTCGTCTCCACCCACGCCCACAACGACCACATCGACGCCGCCCCCGCGCTCGCCGAGCGCACCGGTGCGCCGATCCTGCTGCACCCGGACGACCTGCCGCTGTGGAAGCTCACCCACCCCGACCGGCTGCCGGACGGCGAACTCGCCGACGGGCAGCGGATCGAGGTCGCCGGTACGGCGCTGACCGTCCTGCACACCCCGGGGCACGCGCCGGGCGCCGTCTGCCTGTACGCCCCGGAGCTGGGCACCGTGTTCACCGGTGACACCCTGTTCCACGGCGGCCCCGGGGCCACCGGCCGGTCGTTCTCGCACTTCCCGACCATCATCGACTCGATCCGGGAGCGCCTGCTGACGCTGCCGCCGGAGACGGTGGTCCGCACCGGCCACGGCGACCCGACCACCATCGGCGCCGAGGGCCCGGCCCTGCCGGAGTGGATCGCCCGCGGGCACTGA